The genomic interval CCCGCGTCAAATCAAACTCGTTTCGAGTGAATAAAATATCGCGGCGCTGCAGGTAACTAAAATGAATCTAACACTCGCCACGCTGCGCAACCCTCCAGCAGCTATTGTCGCCATCGTTTTCGCCATTGCCTTCGGCTTGTTTAGCCTTAGCAAGTTGCCCATCCAGCTATTTCCCGATATTGAAAACCCGGTGATTAGTATCCAAACCGGTTGGCGGGCGGCCAGCCCAAAGGAAATGGAATCTGAAATTGTCGAGCCCATCGAGGAGGTGCTGCAAGGTTTGCCGGGCGTGAAAGAGATGGCCGCCTCGGCCAATTCGGGCTGGGCTTGGATCAATCTCACCTTCAGCATGGAAACCGACATGCAGAAGACCTTGATCGATGTGATCTCGCGCATGAATCGCCTGAAGCCGCTGCCGCGCGATGCCATGCAGCCGATTATTTCTCTCGGCGGTGGCGACGGCGGCGCACCCGCATTGACTTGGTATTTTTTACAAGTTTTGCCCGGCAACCCCAATAGCGTCGACGATTACATACCCTTTGTGGAAGAAGTTATTAGCCCCGCCATCGAATCCATTCCCGGTGTTGCCAGTGCCCGCGTTGGCGGCGCCGGCGCCGGCAACATGGAAGAACTACAAATTCGCTTCGACCCCTACCGCGCCGCGCAATTAGGTGTACAACTGCCGGTGGTGGCGGGCTTGCTCGGGCAATCGAACGACGTCTCCGGCGGCTTTGTCGATGTCGGCCGGCGCCAGTACACCTTGCGCATGGCCGGCCGCTTTAAACCGGAAGAACTGGGCGAGATGGTGTTGGAGTGGCGCGACGGCAAGCCTATTTTGTTGGGCGATATCGCGGAGATAAAAGTCGCCAAACCAGATCGCAATAGTTTGGCCACACAAAATGGTAACCCCGCCATTGGCATTCAAATTAATCGCGAAAGCGGCGCCAATGTGCTCGCCACCCTAAATGCCGTAAAGGCGAAAATGGTCGAGCTGCGGGACGGCCCGATTAAAGATCGTAACCTAACTATTGTGCAATCATTCGACGCCTCGGTGTTTATCTACCGCGCCATTAATCTGGTCACCAGCAATATTTTTCTCGGCATGTTGTTGGCCGTGGGTGTGCTCTGGTGGTTCTTGCGCCGCTTAAGGGCCACAGTCATCGTCGCGCTCACCATTCCCATTTCGCTGCTGTCCACCTTCATCGTGTTACAGATGACCGGTCGCACCCTTAATGTGATTTCCCTCGCCGGTTTAGCCTTCGCCGTGGGCATGGTATTGGACGCCGCCATTGTGGTACTGGAAAATGTGGTGCGCTTGCGCGAACAAAAAGTAAACGCCAACGACAGCGCCAGCAAGGGCACGGGTGAAGTTTGGGGTGCCTTGCTCGCGTCCACCGCAACCACCGTGGCTATTTTCCTGCCGGTGGTTTTTTTAAAGGACGTAGAAGGCCAACTATTTTCCGACTTGGCCTTAACCATCACGATTGCGGTGAGCATTTCGCTGTTAGTTGCCGTCACCATTGTGCCGCTTCTGGCATCGCGCTGGTTAAGCAGCGAAGGCCTGGCCGATCACCATCAAAACCTGTGGCAGCGCATTACCGCGCTAGTGATGCGGTTAACGCACACCAAAAAGCAACGGCTGTCGATCATCGCCGGTTTAATCG from Simiduia curdlanivorans carries:
- a CDS encoding efflux RND transporter permease subunit, with translation MNLTLATLRNPPAAIVAIVFAIAFGLFSLSKLPIQLFPDIENPVISIQTGWRAASPKEMESEIVEPIEEVLQGLPGVKEMAASANSGWAWINLTFSMETDMQKTLIDVISRMNRLKPLPRDAMQPIISLGGGDGGAPALTWYFLQVLPGNPNSVDDYIPFVEEVISPAIESIPGVASARVGGAGAGNMEELQIRFDPYRAAQLGVQLPVVAGLLGQSNDVSGGFVDVGRRQYTLRMAGRFKPEELGEMVLEWRDGKPILLGDIAEIKVAKPDRNSLATQNGNPAIGIQINRESGANVLATLNAVKAKMVELRDGPIKDRNLTIVQSFDASVFIYRAINLVTSNIFLGMLLAVGVLWWFLRRLRATVIVALTIPISLLSTFIVLQMTGRTLNVISLAGLAFAVGMVLDAAIVVLENVVRLREQKVNANDSASKGTGEVWGALLASTATTVAIFLPVVFLKDVEGQLFSDLALTITIAVSISLLVAVTIVPLLASRWLSSEGLADHHQNLWQRITALVMRLTHTKKQRLSIIAGLIAVPLLSAWILMPELDYLPPVKRDAVDTWFRFPPATNIDTIESEIISVINQRMKPYMSGEKEPALKNYYVLVWPGGGTMGARALDQAKVNDLLKIVREEITVDLPDTMAFSAQGNLFGQFGGDRAIPMHLQASDPKALAAVAEQAVEWVREAIPEAQSRVDPGTADSEPELRLIPDDRALQELGWNRRDMGSIVRMLGKGLWVGEYFDSVKRMDVIMRAQLWDNPEALISLPLATPSGAVVPLNQLVSLERTVGPNQIRRIDRRRTLSLIVVPPEDMSLEKALAALQTQVEPKIKAAMPADGNIQYGGSADSLKRALGTMGENFAVALLILFLLMSVLFRSPKDSALVLLAMPLAMVGGVVALRLLNLVSFQPLDLLTMIGFVIMLGLVVNNAILLVHQTRSAEREGMNRHLAVEQALMLRLRPIFMSTLTSIFGMLPLLLMPGDGSVIYRGLAAVIVGGMCISTVFTLVLLPCFLRMGAKGQLSLQDIPAHSALRTLKSAA